The following is a genomic window from Streptomyces chrestomyceticus JCM 4735.
CGCAAGCGCCACCAGCGCGAGGGCACCCCGTACCTGGAGATCCACGTGGCCACGCCCGTCGAGGTGTGCTCCGAGCGGGATGTGAAGGGCCTGTACGCGAAGCAGGCGGCGGGCGAGATATCCGGGCTGACCGGCGTCGACGACCCGTACGAGCAGCCCGAGTCGCCCGACCTGCGCATCGCGTCGCACACCCAGACGGTGCAGGAGTCCGCGGCGGCGCTGTACGCGCTGCTCACCGAGAGGGGACTGGCATGACGACCGCCGCTGCCGTGAGCACGGGCGCCGGGAACTCCGGCGGCACCGGGAACGCCGGGAACGCCGGAGACGCCGACACCCCGTACGCGCTGAGCCACCTGGACGCGCTGGAGTCCGAGGCGGTGCACATCTTCCGCGAGGTGGCGGGCGAGTTCGAGCGGCCGGTGATCCTCTTCTCCGGCGGCAAGGACTCGATCCTCATGCTGCACCTGGCGCTGAAGGCGTTCGCGCCCGCGCCGGTGCCCTTCGCGCTGCTGCACGTGGACACCGGCCACAACTTCCCCGAGGTGCTGGACTACCGCGACCGTACGGTGGCCCGGCACGGGCTGCGGCTGCACGTCGCCTCCGTACAGGACTTCATCGACCGCGGCGAACTGCGCGAGCGCCCGGACGGCACCCGCAACCCCCTCCAGACCGTGCCGCTGCTGCACGCCATCGAGTCGCACCGTTTCGACGCGGTGTTCGGCGGCGGGCGCCGGGACGAGGAGAAGGCGCGCGCCAAGGAGCGGGTGTTCTCGCTGCGCGACGAGTTCGGCGGCTGGGACCCGCGCCGTCAGCGCCCCGAGCTGTGGCAGCTCTACAACGGCCGGCACTCCCCCGGCGAGCACGTCCGCGTCTTCCCGCTGTCCAACTGGACCGAGTTGGACGTGTGGCAGTACATCGCCCGCGAGAAGATCGAGCTGCCCGCCATCTACTACGCCCACGAGCGCGAGGTCTTCGCCCGCAACGGCATGTGGCTGGCGCCCGGCGAGTGGGGCGGCCCCAAGGACGGCGAGCGGGTCGAGACGCGGCAGGTGCGCTACCGCACCGTCGGTGACATGTCCTGCACCGGCGCCGTCGACTCCGACGCGGACACCATCGAGGCCGTCATCGCGGAGATCGCCGCCTCCCGGCTCACCGAGCGGGGCGCGACGCGGGCCGACGACAAGCTGTCCGAAGCCGCCATGGAGGACCGCAAGCGCGAGGGGTACTTCTAAATCATGAGCACGCACACGATCGTCGACCCGGTCGACGTGGCCGGTACGGCCGCCACCTCACTGCTGCGTTTCGCCACCGCCGGTTCGGTGGACGACGGCAAGTCCACCCTGGTCGGGCGGCTGCTGCACGACTCCAAGTCGGTGCTGGCCGACCAGCTCGAAGCGGTCGAACGGGCCTCGCTGGGCCGCGGTCAGGAGGCGCCCGACCTGGCGCTGCTGACGGACGGGCTGCGGGCCGAGCGGGAGCAGGGCATCACCATCGATGTCGCCTACCGCTACTTCGCCACGCCCCGGCGCCGCTTCATCCTCGCCGACACCCCGGGCCATGTGCAGTACACCCGCAACATGGTCACCGGCGCGTCCACCGCCGAGCTGGCCGTGGTGCTGGTCGACGCCCGCAACGGCGTGGTCGAGCAGACCCGCCGGCACGCCGCGGTCGCCGCGCTGCTGCGCGTCCCGCACGTCGTCCTCGCCGTCAACAAGATGGACCTGGTGGACTACGCGGAGCCGGTCTTCGCGGCGATCGCCGAGGAGTTCACCACGTACGCCGCGTCCCTGGGCGTCCCGGAGATCACCGCCATCCCGATCTCGGCACTGGCCGGCGACAACGTCGTGACCCCGTCCACGAACATGGACTGGTACGGCGGGCCGACCGTGCTGGAGCACCTGGAGACCGTGCCGGTGGTGGCCGACCCGTCCGAGGACCCGGCGCGCTTCCCGGTGCAGTACGTCATCCGCCCGCAGACCCCCGAGCTGCCCGACTACCGCGGCTACGCGGGGCAGATCGCCTCGGGCGTGCTGCGCGTCGGCGACGCGGTGACGGTGCTGCCGTCGGGCCGGACCAGCACCATCGAGGCGCTGGACGTGCTGGGCGAGGCGGTGGACGTGGCCTGGGCGCCGCAGTCGGTGACCGTACGGCTCGCCGACGACCTGGACATCTCCCGCGGCGACCTGATCGCCCCGGCCGCCGCGCCGCCCGCCGTCACACAGGACGTCGAGGCGACCGTCTGCCACGTCGCCGACCGGCCGCTCAGGACCGGCCAGCGGGTGCTGCTCAAGCACACCACCCGTACGGTCAAGGCGATCGTCAAGGACATCCCGTCCCGGCTGACGCTGGACGACCTCTCCCAGCACCCGGCGCCCGGCGAGCTGGCCGCCAACGACATCGGCCGGGTCGTGCTGCGCACCGCCGAGCCGCTCGCCCTGGACCCGTACGCCGACTCCCGGCGTACCGGATCGTTCCTGCTCATCGACCCGGCGGACGGCACCACGCTGACCGCGGGGATGGCCGGATCCGCGTTCGCCGAGGCGGCCGAGGCCGCGGCGGCCGCGGCGGCCGCCGCGGACGACGACGCGGAATGGGACTTCTGACATGACGCTACGGGATCTGCCCACGTCCCTGTACGGGGACGTCTTCGCGACCTTCGCCAAGGAAGGCGGCCGGATCGGCAGCGGTGCGCTGGGCAGCGGCCAGGGCGGCGTCGGGCGATGTGTGCGCCGATGACGTACCGCCGCCTGTCCCCCACGCCTCCCTTCCGACATTCCACCGCTCTGCCGGGCCCGCCGTAGGCGTTCGCCGCCCGGCCCTCCGAGAGGACCCCCTCCCGTGCCTGCCGTACGACGCCTCCGCCTGCTGGCGGCCGCCGCCACCGTCCCCCTCCTGCTGGGCGCGCTCGGCGCCTGCGGCTACGGCTCCCGGGCCAAGCAGGACGAGCAGGGCGCGGTCGCGGCCAAGGGCCCCAAGATCGACGGCCTGGACCGGGTCAAGGTCGGCTACTTCGCCAACACCACCCACGCGACCGCGCTGGTCGGCGACCGGAAGGGCTTCTTCCAGAAGGAGCTGGGCGGTACGAAGTTCGCGCCGTCGGTGTTCAACGCGGGCCCGGCGGAGATCGAGGCGCTGAACTCCGGCGCCATCGACATCGGCTGGATCGGCCCGTCCCCCGCCATCAACGGGTGGACCACCTCCCAGGGCAAGAGCCTGAAGATCATCTCGGGGTCGGCGTCCGGCGGGGTCTCGCTGGTCGTCAATCCCAAGAAGATCAAGAACCTGGACGACCTCAAGGGCAAGACGATCGCCACCCCGCAGCTCGGCAACACCCAGGACGTGGCGCTGCTCAACTACCTGGCCGAAAAGGGCTATAAGGTCGACGCGACCACCGGCAAGGGCGATGTGACCGTCCAGCGCACCGAGAACAAGGTCACCCCGGTCGCCTTCCGGCAGGGCAGCATCGACGCCGCGTGGGTGCCCGAGCCGACCGCCTCCAAGCTGGTCGAGGAGGGCGGCAAGGTGCTGCTGGACGAGAAGAAGCTGTGGAAGGACGGCAAGTTCGTCATCACGAACGTGATCGTCTCGCAGAAGTTCCTCAAGGAGCACCCGAAGGCCGTCGAGGCGGTGCTGCGCGGCTCGGTGAAGACCAACACCTACATCAGGACGCACCCGGCCGAGGCCAAGCAGGCGCTCAACGACAAGCTGGCCGACGCGGCCGGCAAGGCGCTGCCGCCGTCCGTGATCGACCCGGCGTTCCGCAACACCGACGTCACCGACGACCCGCTGGCCGCCACCCTCCAACTGGAGGCGGACCACGCGGTCCGGGCCGGCCTGCTGAAGAAGCCCTCCCTCGAGGGCATCTACGACCTCACGCTGCTCAACAAGGTGCTCAAGGCCGAGGGCAAGCCGGCGGTCGACGACGCCGGTCTCGGCAGCGAACAGTCCGCGCACGCATCCAGGAGGTGACACCGATGACGACCACCACACTCAGCAAGCCCGGCAGCCGGCCGTCCGCCACGGCGGACGCGGGCGGCGCGGACCCCTCGTACGCCGCTCGCATCGACCACGTCTCGAAGTCCTTCGGCCGCCCCGGCGCGCAGCAGCACGTGCTGGACGACATCAGCATCGATGTCGCGCCGGGCGAGTTCGTCTGCCTGCTGGGGGCGTCCGGCTGCGGCAAGTCGACGCTGCTCAACCTGGTCGCCGGGCTCGACGGGCCCAGCGCGGGCAGCATCGAGACGCCCGGCGGCCGGCCGGCCCTGATGTTCCAGGAGCACGCGCTGTTCCCGTGGCTCACCGCGGGCCGCAACATCGAACTGGCGCTGCGGCTGCGCGGGGTGCCGCGCGCGGAGCGCCGGGGCGAGGCCGAGCGGCTGCTGGAGCTCGTACGGCTCAAGGGCGCGTACGGCAAGCGGGTGCACGAGCTGTCGGGCGGCATGCGGCAGCGGGTCGCGATGGCCCGCGCGCTCGCCCAGGACAGCCAACTCCTGCTCATGGACGAGCCGTTCGCCGCGCTGGACGCCATCACGCGTGACGTGCTGCACGACGAGCTGACCCGCATCTGGGAGGAGTCCAACGACGGCACCGCCGGCAGCGGCAGCCTGTCCGTCCTGTTCGTCACCCACAACGTCCGGGAGGCGGTGCGGCTCGCCGAGCGGGTGGTCCTGCTGTCCTCCCGGCCCGGCCGGATCGCCCGCGAGTGGACCGTGGACATCCCGCATCCGCGGCGCATCGAGGACGCGGCGGTCGCCGACCTTTCCGTAGAGATCACCGAACAGCTCCGTGGGGAGATCCGCCGCCATGGCCAGCACTGAGACCGGAACGGCCGCCGAGGCCGCCGGAACCGCCGACGGAACCGCGGCCGGGCCCGTCGACGGCCTCGCGGCCGACGCGGGCACGGGGGCGCCCGCCCCTGCCAATGAGGCAACCGCCGAAGCATCCCCCGCCGCCGCGAAGAAACCCGACAGCGGCTCCAGCGACCTCGCCGGCCTGGAAGCCGGCCTGGACGCGCTGGACACCAAGGTCTCCGACCGCCAGCCCTGGCTGCGCACACTGACCGCCAAGGCCGTCCCCCCGGTCGTCGCGATCGCCCTCGTCCTCGGCCTGTGGCAGCTCGCCTACCACTTCGAGCTGAAGGACCACTACCTGCTGCCCAGCCCGGTCGACGTGGCCCGCTCGC
Proteins encoded in this region:
- the cysD gene encoding sulfate adenylyltransferase subunit CysD — encoded protein: MTTAAAVSTGAGNSGGTGNAGNAGDADTPYALSHLDALESEAVHIFREVAGEFERPVILFSGGKDSILMLHLALKAFAPAPVPFALLHVDTGHNFPEVLDYRDRTVARHGLRLHVASVQDFIDRGELRERPDGTRNPLQTVPLLHAIESHRFDAVFGGGRRDEEKARAKERVFSLRDEFGGWDPRRQRPELWQLYNGRHSPGEHVRVFPLSNWTELDVWQYIAREKIELPAIYYAHEREVFARNGMWLAPGEWGGPKDGERVETRQVRYRTVGDMSCTGAVDSDADTIEAVIAEIAASRLTERGATRADDKLSEAAMEDRKREGYF
- a CDS encoding sulfate adenylyltransferase subunit 1, coding for MSTHTIVDPVDVAGTAATSLLRFATAGSVDDGKSTLVGRLLHDSKSVLADQLEAVERASLGRGQEAPDLALLTDGLRAEREQGITIDVAYRYFATPRRRFILADTPGHVQYTRNMVTGASTAELAVVLVDARNGVVEQTRRHAAVAALLRVPHVVLAVNKMDLVDYAEPVFAAIAEEFTTYAASLGVPEITAIPISALAGDNVVTPSTNMDWYGGPTVLEHLETVPVVADPSEDPARFPVQYVIRPQTPELPDYRGYAGQIASGVLRVGDAVTVLPSGRTSTIEALDVLGEAVDVAWAPQSVTVRLADDLDISRGDLIAPAAAPPAVTQDVEATVCHVADRPLRTGQRVLLKHTTRTVKAIVKDIPSRLTLDDLSQHPAPGELAANDIGRVVLRTAEPLALDPYADSRRTGSFLLIDPADGTTLTAGMAGSAFAEAAEAAAAAAAAADDDAEWDF
- a CDS encoding ABC transporter ATP-binding protein; translation: MTTTTLSKPGSRPSATADAGGADPSYAARIDHVSKSFGRPGAQQHVLDDISIDVAPGEFVCLLGASGCGKSTLLNLVAGLDGPSAGSIETPGGRPALMFQEHALFPWLTAGRNIELALRLRGVPRAERRGEAERLLELVRLKGAYGKRVHELSGGMRQRVAMARALAQDSQLLLMDEPFAALDAITRDVLHDELTRIWEESNDGTAGSGSLSVLFVTHNVREAVRLAERVVLLSSRPGRIAREWTVDIPHPRRIEDAAVADLSVEITEQLRGEIRRHGQH
- a CDS encoding ABC transporter substrate-binding protein, translated to MPAVRRLRLLAAAATVPLLLGALGACGYGSRAKQDEQGAVAAKGPKIDGLDRVKVGYFANTTHATALVGDRKGFFQKELGGTKFAPSVFNAGPAEIEALNSGAIDIGWIGPSPAINGWTTSQGKSLKIISGSASGGVSLVVNPKKIKNLDDLKGKTIATPQLGNTQDVALLNYLAEKGYKVDATTGKGDVTVQRTENKVTPVAFRQGSIDAAWVPEPTASKLVEEGGKVLLDEKKLWKDGKFVITNVIVSQKFLKEHPKAVEAVLRGSVKTNTYIRTHPAEAKQALNDKLADAAGKALPPSVIDPAFRNTDVTDDPLAATLQLEADHAVRAGLLKKPSLEGIYDLTLLNKVLKAEGKPAVDDAGLGSEQSAHASRR